The region CTTCTTCGCCGCAAAATTCTCGAACGCTTCAAAAGAGCGGGAGATCGTCTTGCGCAGCGGCGCCGGAATCCAATACTTCGAGAGGATCTGGCGCGGCACGTCCTCATGCACGTCATAGACAACTTTTTTGCCTTTCATCTTGAGCAGAATGCCGACCGGAAGAAGTTCCGGGTCATGGAAGTGATACGCGTCCGCATTGATCGCAAGCGCCTTGCGGTATACGGCACGCACCGTCTTCGTCATCCGGTTCAATCTGCCCCGCCCGCGCTCAATCGCATGGAAGCGAACACCGTTATGCACGCCTTCAGGTGCGTCCGGAGCGATGAGGTGCGTCTCATACCCGGCACCCGCAAGCGAGCTGCACTCCTTCGTGAAAATCCTCGTATCCATCGGCGGATGGACGGATGTGAGATGGCAGATTACAAGATTTCTCATAAGTCACGCTCCGTAATTTTGTCATTCTCTAACTGCGGCCGCGGTCAATGCGGCCTTTGTTCTCTCCGGTTTGAGAGAAGCATCGACTTCTCTCTTTTCTTGCCTGTCTTTTCCTCTCTTCTTCACGCTTGGCAGGATGAATGCCAGAACCACCGCTAACAAAATACCGTGGGTGAGAAGTGTGGTCAGAAGAGCTGAGTTGGATAGTGCGAACGCCGGAATACCGAGAATAAGACATTTGATTTGGTAATCCAGGTGACGGGTGATACTATCAAACACCCATAACACCACAGCTAGGATCATGGTGAATACGAAAATACCCATGTAGCCGAAGTTGGCGTAGCTATCCGCCCATAGATTCGCGTTTGCCGCTAAGGATTCACTGCCCATATATTGATATCCGATCAAATACACCGGCTTCAGTGTATAGGGATAGTCGATAAAACTTTTGAAAATGCTGTGTGCCAGATGCACCTGCGGATTGTTCGAGAAAAACTCGAAATAGTTACCTGTCAGAAGCCCCGGTGTTAAAATCAACCGGCGCACAAATAAGGAGACAAGCACCATATCATCAAGAAGCGAATCTGCAATCACACATAACACGGTAAAAATGGATGCGCCGTACAACATGCTCGTACCAAATCCGCTTTTCCTGCGGTTTAAGAGAATGAGCAGCACGATATTTAGCAGCAGCGAGAAGAAAATACTCTTCTGCCCGGTAATAGAGAAGATCACCAGTTGACCGGCCAGACCCGCAGCCACTAGTCCTGGCTTGCGCATAACGAGCCCATACGCCATGACCAGCGGATTGATGACGCCTGCCTGCCAGGCAATCGCGTAAGAGACAGCACCACCACCGCTCTCCTTGTACTTCTCCCGCACATCATACACATCGGCTAATCCCGCGAGATCGAACCGAATGCCATACGTGCCGATAATCAGCGCATAGAACACGGCGCTAACCAGCGCAAGCCCAAGCCAGAAAAGAAGGGGCGGCAGCTCTAAGCGACGGATTGGCAAATATGGCAGGCGTGTAGAGACGCCGAGTATGGCGAAAGCACCGAGCAGTGACAATGAGAATGCGACAAGCTTCTCTGTCTCGATTGTCAGTGTGTAGAACGGGATGATCGATGCCGGGATATACACCAGCACATATAAAATCCAATACACGACCTGCGAGGGACGTTCTACCTTCACCGGCATCCACAGCGCAGGCAGTGATGCGGCCGTAAAGCCAAGGATGAGAAGCGGCGCAGACGTCGGATAGTAGACATACCCCATATACGCGAAGGCCGGTGAAACCAAGTCAATATATACCCAAGTCAACAGGCCTCCATAGATCAAAGCGCCGAGCAGCAGAATGATTTTACTCTTGATGTTGTTCATGCTGTATTCCCTTTTTGGAATGTTGGATCACGGCATACGCGGATAGGAAGAACAGCACCACATAGCAGACGAACATGCCTGCACCATAGATCAGAATCGCCTCACGAGCCGGAAGCTTCAACACAGCCGATAGAACCAGTCCGCCAATAATAATGACAAAGCGGAAAATATCCCAGGCAAGCTGTATTCCCTGCCGCTCCAGCATGTTCAATGTCTGTGAGAGCGGCACGACGACGAACTGGGCGATAAAGCCAAGCGCCATAATCTGAATGTAAACGCCTGCCTCTTCCCATGCTGCACCGAAGACCAACTCGAATACCCAGGGCGCTACAAGCGCTAGGGCGCCGATTGGAAGCCCGCCGAACAAAAGCAGCTTGCCTGCGGCCTTGAAATACAGCTTGCGAAGCGCATGCGGATTCTCTCTGGCCAAGCGGGCTGATTCACCGAAGAACACTTGGGCGACCGATTGACCGACCATGGTCATCGGCGCTCCGACAACCCGCTGCACAAGCGCGTAGAATCCACCGATCTGTGCGCCGAAAAACGCAACAAGCAAAAGCGGCGGAAGCTGTAATCCAGCGCTGTTGAACAGCGAGGAAAAACTGGTCAGCAGCGGAAAGCGTTTATAGCGTATAGCCATCTCCTTCATACGGGAAGCAGATACGCCCTTCAGCGCCTCCTTATCGGTCTTAAAGACATTGCGTGCCAATGTGCCGCTGCCGCCAACGCGACCGATCGCGTCACCGAGCAAAAGGCCCAGCGGCCGCCAGGCCATCAGGCCGCAAATAATCTGGGTAATGACCTGCGCTGTACTCTGCCTTACCTTTGTTGCAGCGACTCGGCCGAACTCGCGCTTGCGCACGGACCAGTAATTCAAGATTTGGTAGAGTCCGACACCAAACACACTGCAGGGAAGCAGCCAGAGATACGGTCTAAGTGCAGGAGCGCCGACAGACTGTACCAGCCCATCCCCAAACAGCCAGACACAAAGGCTGACAAGTGCGGTCATTCCAATCAGCATAAGCAGCGATAGAACCATGATATTTGCCGCATCTTCTTCTTTATCCGGTAGAAGAATGGCCAGTTCATAACGCAAGGATGCTACCACTGCCAAAACAGAAAGCAGGGAAGCATATACGGCCAGTGTCCCGAAATCTTCGGGATGATACATCCGGGTGAGAAGCGGCGAGACCGCTACGACCAGCAACTGGGCGAATGCGGTGCCACCGGTGAGTACAAGTACATTGCGGATAAATGATTTTCCGGAGAAAAACTTCTTCATCCGCACTACGATTCCAACATTTCCAAGCAAAGGACTTATCTTCACTCCTTTCTTCCCGTTAATCCTCAAGCTTCACTTCGATTCCGTTCGATAAACTCATCAGAAGCTCACGGAGCTGCATCTGCTGCTGGATGGAAGCCTGCTTGCGCGGCGCATCCGGCTCATTATAGATACCTGCCACACTTGCAATACTCGGCAACTGGCGCGACATCGTAGCATATACGTCGCGAATGCGATCCGTATCAAGAAATGTCCACCAGCCAAGCAGAAGCGTTCCGGAAAGCTCATACGGTCCATATCCGTTATTTGCTCCTAAGCTCTGGTAGCCCCAGCGATATATGCCGTTGCGTCCGTCAATGAAATTCGTGGTTCGATAAGCTGGGAAATCACGGCTTGGTTTAATTAACGCATGCTCATAAAACTGCTTTTCCATTCCTTTACGCAGCGATTCATAGAACGTGCGCTGTGTTGATTTTTTCTCATGCGCTTGAGATAAACTCAAAAGCCAGAGCGGAAAGCGGTGACTATGTGAGGTATCCCAGGCAATATCCTTGACAGGAGCCGGCTTCATACCCGGTTTCTTCTCTCGGCGCCCGGCATACAAATAATCAGGATGATCAGACCATACGCCCGGCTGGAACACCCAGCGGCCGCCGCCTCTGAATTTTACACTCTTGCGAAATGCTTTATCCGCTACCGTGATCACATCAGTTACTACCGGTGATTCCACCGCACCGCCGAATGTCTCACGCTCATACGTCCGCAAATCGGCAGCAATCGCAAAGAGAAATAATTCCTCATCCGTAATGGCTTTATGATAATTCTTCGATGTCTTCGCATCCGAAAGCTTCCACATGACGCGTTCTTTCATGCCGCCCGCAAACGGCTTATGCTCCCAATGCCATGCCGCCTCCTTCTTCCACAACCTCTCGACTTCGTGATACAGAATCGTAGGCATATACGAAGGAATCAGTTCTTGTCTGCCTGATTGGGAGGCTAAAACAAGAAAACGGCTGGAAAGATATAAGTACTGCAGCCTCCCCAGCCTGTCCTCCACCTTCTTGTCCTGAGCACTTGCTTCGAATTGGGGAAGTTCGCGGGCAAAATGCCCGGCGAACTCTTGCTGCCAATTCTTTTCGTTTAACGTAAACGCCGCATGCAGCGGAACCATCATCAATTGCCCCGCGTCATACATCTCCTGACCCGTTGTAAATGTGCGTCCTAGATACGACGTTACAGATTCCTCCCACATCTCCTTCTGCCTGCTGTTAGCACCCGGCGAGTACCACCAGGAATATAAGGTGCTGAAAAGGAAGAAGGCAGCAAGGCAGATGAGAAGGATGTTGGCCCAACCAGCTCGTTTTATCCATAAGCCTCTGATGATACTCCCTCAATTCCTTACAGAATTTCGTAGAGGCTCGGCTTCGCTTTGTCTTTGAGCGCATTGCGCGTGTCAAGAACCACGGAAGCGGAACGACCGATTAAA is a window of Aneurinibacillus sp. REN35 DNA encoding:
- a CDS encoding lipopolysaccharide biosynthesis protein, yielding MKISPLLGNVGIVVRMKKFFSGKSFIRNVLVLTGGTAFAQLLVVAVSPLLTRMYHPEDFGTLAVYASLLSVLAVVASLRYELAILLPDKEEDAANIMVLSLLMLIGMTALVSLCVWLFGDGLVQSVGAPALRPYLWLLPCSVFGVGLYQILNYWSVRKREFGRVAATKVRQSTAQVITQIICGLMAWRPLGLLLGDAIGRVGGSGTLARNVFKTDKEALKGVSASRMKEMAIRYKRFPLLTSFSSLFNSAGLQLPPLLLVAFFGAQIGGFYALVQRVVGAPMTMVGQSVAQVFFGESARLARENPHALRKLYFKAAGKLLLFGGLPIGALALVAPWVFELVFGAAWEEAGVYIQIMALGFIAQFVVVPLSQTLNMLERQGIQLAWDIFRFVIIIGGLVLSAVLKLPAREAILIYGAGMFVCYVVLFFLSAYAVIQHSKKGIQHEQHQE